The Doryrhamphus excisus isolate RoL2022-K1 chromosome 18, RoL_Dexc_1.0, whole genome shotgun sequence genome contains a region encoding:
- the LOC131106121 gene encoding anti-Muellerian hormone type-2 receptor-like isoform X2 has translation MCVLVGVMLVGNSLYIPMTENDKKTLNSPAWEAEIRPTMILQRWGLLLALECMFLCVSSQKRQCAFQITPNNSKYLQEGNVSGSVQICKRTHCCVGYFLIVHGQAEVDVLACNKVEKSCPHATCKPQAHRENLVKCVCNTDLCNSNINWTGVGQEPQTTRPTGSVDETWIITIVLSVVLLCLVIVALQWIHLSQKKSNISSRQTPQASLHISPACSCQITHTSQIDVTHIQLHQMVASGHFATVWRGTHGGSVVAVKLIPAAMEHVFTAEEEVYGLPLMKHASIIRFLGSVRRSHDGSWLIVLQYAEYGSLHSFLCKNTTSWLLSLKMCHSLSQGLCYLHTDLHTQEGHKPPVAHRDLSSFNVLVRADGTCALCDFGCSTILRSCLGHYQTRTTKSHAQTGTLRYMSPEILEGSVNLLSNWCLHADIYALGLLLWEIWMRCSALFQDGAPPQHLLPYQQELGAGLTWENLTIHVSHMERRPSIPEHWRLLRQGSSLQGLLRECWDCDPDARLTAQCVVDRLVSLHSHVVV, from the exons AT GTGTGTGCTTGTGGGAGTGATGCTGGTGGGAAACTCCCTCTACATTCCCAtgactgagaatgacaaaaaaaccctCAATAGTCCTGCTTGGGAGGCTGAGATCAGACCAACCATGATCTTGCAACGGTGGGGCCTACTCCTAGCGCTGG AATGCATGTTCCTATGCGTCTCCAGCCAGAAGCGGCAGTGCGCTTTCCAGATCACACCCAACAACAGCAAATATCTACAGGAGGGAAACGTCAGTGGTTCGGTGCAGATTTGCAAGCGTACGCACTGCTGCGTGGGCTATTTCCTCATCGTCCATGGCCAGGCAGAGGTTGACGTTCTGG CTTGCAATAAGGTTGAAAAGTCTTGCCCGCATGCAACCTGCAAGCCGCAAGCTCATCGAGAGAATCTGGTGAAGTGTGTGTGCAACACAGACCTGTGCAACAGCAATATCAACTGGACTGGAGTGGGACAAGAGCCACAGACCACAAGACCCACTGGCTCTGTGG ATGAAACGTGGATAATAACCATTGTCTTGAGTGTGGTTCTCCTTTGCCTTGTGATTGTTGCTCTTCAGTGGATACATCTCTCACAAAAGAAGAGTAACATTTCTTCAA GGCAGACTCCGCAGGCTTCCCTTCATATCTCACCAGCATGTTCCTGCCAAATAACCCACACCTCACAGATTGATGTCACTCATATACAACTACATCAG ATGGTGGCCAGCGGGCATTTTGCCACGGTGTGGCGGGGCACACACGGAGGATCTGTGGTGGCTGTGAAACTTATCCCCGCCGCCATGGAGCATGTGTTCACCGCCGAGGAGGAGGTCTACGGGCTTCCGCTGATGAAGCATGCCAGCATCATCCGCTTCCTGGGCTCTGTGAGAAGATCACATGATGGCAGCTGGCTCATTGTCCTGCAGTATGCAGAATAT GGCTCTCTGCACTCCTTCCTGTGCAAGAACACCACCAGCTGGCTGTTGTCGCTCAAGATGTGCCACTCTTTATCACAGGGACTCTGCTATCTCCACACGGACCTTCATACACAAG AAGGACACAAGCCGCCTGTGGCCCACAGAGACCTGAGCAGCTTCAATGTGCTTGTACGAGCAGATGGTACTTGCGCCCTTTGTGATTTCGGTTGCTCCACCATCCTGCGCTCATGTTTGGGACACTACCAAACAAGAACCACGAAG AGTCATGCTCAGACCGGCACCTTGCGCTACATGTCCCCCGAGATCCTGGAAGGTTCCGTTAATCTCCTCAGCAACTGGTGCTTGCATGCTGACATCTATGCCCTGGGTTTGCTGCTGTGGGAGATCTGGATGCGCTGCTCGGCTTTGTTTCAAG ATGGCGCCCCTCCACAACATCTCCTACCTTACCAACAAGAGCTGGGAGCTGGGTTGACTTGGGAGAACCTCACCATTCACGTTTCTCACATGGAAAGAAGACCTTCCATACCCGAGCATTGGCGGCTGCTGAGACAG GGGTCTTCGCTGCAGGGTCTACTGAGGGAATGCTGGGACTGTGACCCGGATGCTCGGCTGACGGCGCAGTGTGTTGTGGACAGATTAGTATCGCTTCACTCTCATGTTGTTGTATAA
- the LOC131106121 gene encoding anti-Muellerian hormone type-2 receptor-like isoform X1: MCVLVGVMLVGNSLYIPMTENDKKTLNSPAWEAEIRPTMILQRWGLLLALECMFLCVSSQKRQCAFQITPNNSKYLQEGNVSGSVQICKRTHCCVGYFLIVHGQAEVDVLACNKVEKSCPHATCKPQAHRENLVKCVCNTDLCNSNINWTGVGQEPQTTRPTGSVDETWIITIVLSVVLLCLVIVALQWIHLSQKKSNISSRQTPQASLHISPACSCQITHTSQIDVTHIQLHQMVASGHFATVWRGTHGGSVVAVKLIPAAMEHVFTAEEEVYGLPLMKHASIIRFLGSVRRSHDGSWLIVLQYAEYGSLHSFLCKNTTSWLLSLKMCHSLSQGLCYLHTDLHTQEGHKPPVAHRDLSSFNVLVRADGTCALCDFGCSTILRSCLGHYQTRTTKMTVHLQSHAQTGTLRYMSPEILEGSVNLLSNWCLHADIYALGLLLWEIWMRCSALFQDGAPPQHLLPYQQELGAGLTWENLTIHVSHMERRPSIPEHWRLLRQGSSLQGLLRECWDCDPDARLTAQCVVDRLVSLHSHVVV; encoded by the exons AT GTGTGTGCTTGTGGGAGTGATGCTGGTGGGAAACTCCCTCTACATTCCCAtgactgagaatgacaaaaaaaccctCAATAGTCCTGCTTGGGAGGCTGAGATCAGACCAACCATGATCTTGCAACGGTGGGGCCTACTCCTAGCGCTGG AATGCATGTTCCTATGCGTCTCCAGCCAGAAGCGGCAGTGCGCTTTCCAGATCACACCCAACAACAGCAAATATCTACAGGAGGGAAACGTCAGTGGTTCGGTGCAGATTTGCAAGCGTACGCACTGCTGCGTGGGCTATTTCCTCATCGTCCATGGCCAGGCAGAGGTTGACGTTCTGG CTTGCAATAAGGTTGAAAAGTCTTGCCCGCATGCAACCTGCAAGCCGCAAGCTCATCGAGAGAATCTGGTGAAGTGTGTGTGCAACACAGACCTGTGCAACAGCAATATCAACTGGACTGGAGTGGGACAAGAGCCACAGACCACAAGACCCACTGGCTCTGTGG ATGAAACGTGGATAATAACCATTGTCTTGAGTGTGGTTCTCCTTTGCCTTGTGATTGTTGCTCTTCAGTGGATACATCTCTCACAAAAGAAGAGTAACATTTCTTCAA GGCAGACTCCGCAGGCTTCCCTTCATATCTCACCAGCATGTTCCTGCCAAATAACCCACACCTCACAGATTGATGTCACTCATATACAACTACATCAG ATGGTGGCCAGCGGGCATTTTGCCACGGTGTGGCGGGGCACACACGGAGGATCTGTGGTGGCTGTGAAACTTATCCCCGCCGCCATGGAGCATGTGTTCACCGCCGAGGAGGAGGTCTACGGGCTTCCGCTGATGAAGCATGCCAGCATCATCCGCTTCCTGGGCTCTGTGAGAAGATCACATGATGGCAGCTGGCTCATTGTCCTGCAGTATGCAGAATAT GGCTCTCTGCACTCCTTCCTGTGCAAGAACACCACCAGCTGGCTGTTGTCGCTCAAGATGTGCCACTCTTTATCACAGGGACTCTGCTATCTCCACACGGACCTTCATACACAAG AAGGACACAAGCCGCCTGTGGCCCACAGAGACCTGAGCAGCTTCAATGTGCTTGTACGAGCAGATGGTACTTGCGCCCTTTGTGATTTCGGTTGCTCCACCATCCTGCGCTCATGTTTGGGACACTACCAAACAAGAACCACGAAG ATGACTGTCCATCTTCAGAGTCATGCTCAGACCGGCACCTTGCGCTACATGTCCCCCGAGATCCTGGAAGGTTCCGTTAATCTCCTCAGCAACTGGTGCTTGCATGCTGACATCTATGCCCTGGGTTTGCTGCTGTGGGAGATCTGGATGCGCTGCTCGGCTTTGTTTCAAG ATGGCGCCCCTCCACAACATCTCCTACCTTACCAACAAGAGCTGGGAGCTGGGTTGACTTGGGAGAACCTCACCATTCACGTTTCTCACATGGAAAGAAGACCTTCCATACCCGAGCATTGGCGGCTGCTGAGACAG GGGTCTTCGCTGCAGGGTCTACTGAGGGAATGCTGGGACTGTGACCCGGATGCTCGGCTGACGGCGCAGTGTGTTGTGGACAGATTAGTATCGCTTCACTCTCATGTTGTTGTATAA
- the LOC131106121 gene encoding anti-Muellerian hormone type-2 receptor-like isoform X3: protein MLVGNSLYIPMTENDKKTLNSPAWEAEIRPTMILQRWGLLLALECMFLCVSSQKRQCAFQITPNNSKYLQEGNVSGSVQICKRTHCCVGYFLIVHGQAEVDVLACNKVEKSCPHATCKPQAHRENLVKCVCNTDLCNSNINWTGVGQEPQTTRPTGSVDETWIITIVLSVVLLCLVIVALQWIHLSQKKSNISSRQTPQASLHISPACSCQITHTSQIDVTHIQLHQMVASGHFATVWRGTHGGSVVAVKLIPAAMEHVFTAEEEVYGLPLMKHASIIRFLGSVRRSHDGSWLIVLQYAEYGSLHSFLCKNTTSWLLSLKMCHSLSQGLCYLHTDLHTQEGHKPPVAHRDLSSFNVLVRADGTCALCDFGCSTILRSCLGHYQTRTTKMTVHLQSHAQTGTLRYMSPEILEGSVNLLSNWCLHADIYALGLLLWEIWMRCSALFQDGAPPQHLLPYQQELGAGLTWENLTIHVSHMERRPSIPEHWRLLRQGSSLQGLLRECWDCDPDARLTAQCVVDRLVSLHSHVVV from the exons ATGCTGGTGGGAAACTCCCTCTACATTCCCAtgactgagaatgacaaaaaaaccctCAATAGTCCTGCTTGGGAGGCTGAGATCAGACCAACCATGATCTTGCAACGGTGGGGCCTACTCCTAGCGCTGG AATGCATGTTCCTATGCGTCTCCAGCCAGAAGCGGCAGTGCGCTTTCCAGATCACACCCAACAACAGCAAATATCTACAGGAGGGAAACGTCAGTGGTTCGGTGCAGATTTGCAAGCGTACGCACTGCTGCGTGGGCTATTTCCTCATCGTCCATGGCCAGGCAGAGGTTGACGTTCTGG CTTGCAATAAGGTTGAAAAGTCTTGCCCGCATGCAACCTGCAAGCCGCAAGCTCATCGAGAGAATCTGGTGAAGTGTGTGTGCAACACAGACCTGTGCAACAGCAATATCAACTGGACTGGAGTGGGACAAGAGCCACAGACCACAAGACCCACTGGCTCTGTGG ATGAAACGTGGATAATAACCATTGTCTTGAGTGTGGTTCTCCTTTGCCTTGTGATTGTTGCTCTTCAGTGGATACATCTCTCACAAAAGAAGAGTAACATTTCTTCAA GGCAGACTCCGCAGGCTTCCCTTCATATCTCACCAGCATGTTCCTGCCAAATAACCCACACCTCACAGATTGATGTCACTCATATACAACTACATCAG ATGGTGGCCAGCGGGCATTTTGCCACGGTGTGGCGGGGCACACACGGAGGATCTGTGGTGGCTGTGAAACTTATCCCCGCCGCCATGGAGCATGTGTTCACCGCCGAGGAGGAGGTCTACGGGCTTCCGCTGATGAAGCATGCCAGCATCATCCGCTTCCTGGGCTCTGTGAGAAGATCACATGATGGCAGCTGGCTCATTGTCCTGCAGTATGCAGAATAT GGCTCTCTGCACTCCTTCCTGTGCAAGAACACCACCAGCTGGCTGTTGTCGCTCAAGATGTGCCACTCTTTATCACAGGGACTCTGCTATCTCCACACGGACCTTCATACACAAG AAGGACACAAGCCGCCTGTGGCCCACAGAGACCTGAGCAGCTTCAATGTGCTTGTACGAGCAGATGGTACTTGCGCCCTTTGTGATTTCGGTTGCTCCACCATCCTGCGCTCATGTTTGGGACACTACCAAACAAGAACCACGAAG ATGACTGTCCATCTTCAGAGTCATGCTCAGACCGGCACCTTGCGCTACATGTCCCCCGAGATCCTGGAAGGTTCCGTTAATCTCCTCAGCAACTGGTGCTTGCATGCTGACATCTATGCCCTGGGTTTGCTGCTGTGGGAGATCTGGATGCGCTGCTCGGCTTTGTTTCAAG ATGGCGCCCCTCCACAACATCTCCTACCTTACCAACAAGAGCTGGGAGCTGGGTTGACTTGGGAGAACCTCACCATTCACGTTTCTCACATGGAAAGAAGACCTTCCATACCCGAGCATTGGCGGCTGCTGAGACAG GGGTCTTCGCTGCAGGGTCTACTGAGGGAATGCTGGGACTGTGACCCGGATGCTCGGCTGACGGCGCAGTGTGTTGTGGACAGATTAGTATCGCTTCACTCTCATGTTGTTGTATAA
- the prr13 gene encoding proline rich 13 — MWPNQGPPNPAFPPGYNPAYPPVPPAGAFPQPPRTQYTPVQYPAGLNPTMVPNPPPGVIPYGAPGAQSYPINAGGYPVAPGAGVYPNAYPRSPKGLHHKDNKGHHHHKGLYPSGGINPMGGVIGGGLAGMGLGLVGHKAHKKLKKGKKLKKAHKMYKHGHHKHGGKSSSSSSSSSSSSSSDSD; from the exons ATGTGGCCAAATCAAG GTCCACCCAACCCAGCCTTCCCTCCTGGCTACAACCCTGCATATCCTCCTGTCCCACCTGCGGGCGCCTTCCCTCAGCCCCCACGTACACAGTACACACCTGTCCAGTATCCAGCTGGCCTCAACCCGACCATGGTGCCAAACCCACCCCCTGGTGTGATACCCTACGGAGCTCCAGGAGCCCAATCATACCCCATTAACGCTGGGGGATATCCAGTTGCCCCTGGTGCAGGTGTTTACCCCAACGCTTACCCACGCTCTCCAAAAGGGCTCCACCACAAAGATAACAAAGGGCATCATCACCACAAAGGCCTTTACCCTTCCGGTGGCATTAATCCCATGGGCGGAGTCATTGGCGGAGGCTTGGCTGGAATGGGCTTGGGGTTGGTGGGACATAAAGCCCACAAGAAGTTGAAGAAGGGGAAGAAGCTGAAGAAGGCGCATAAGATGTACAAGCACGGGCACCACAAACATGGTGGCAAG TCCTCCtccagtagcagcagcagcagcagcagtagtagcAGCGACTCCGACTGA
- the LOC131106121 gene encoding anti-Muellerian hormone type-2 receptor-like isoform X4 yields the protein MCVLVGVMLVGNSLYIPMTENDKKTLNSPAWEAEIRPTMILQRWGLLLALECMFLCVSSQKRQCAFQITPNNSKYLQEGNVSGSVQICKRTHCCVGYFLIVHGQAEVDVLACNKVEKSCPHATCKPQAHRENLVKCVCNTDLCNSNINWTGVGQEPQTTRPTGSVGQTPQASLHISPACSCQITHTSQIDVTHIQLHQMVASGHFATVWRGTHGGSVVAVKLIPAAMEHVFTAEEEVYGLPLMKHASIIRFLGSVRRSHDGSWLIVLQYAEYGSLHSFLCKNTTSWLLSLKMCHSLSQGLCYLHTDLHTQEGHKPPVAHRDLSSFNVLVRADGTCALCDFGCSTILRSCLGHYQTRTTKMTVHLQSHAQTGTLRYMSPEILEGSVNLLSNWCLHADIYALGLLLWEIWMRCSALFQDGAPPQHLLPYQQELGAGLTWENLTIHVSHMERRPSIPEHWRLLRQGSSLQGLLRECWDCDPDARLTAQCVVDRLVSLHSHVVV from the exons AT GTGTGTGCTTGTGGGAGTGATGCTGGTGGGAAACTCCCTCTACATTCCCAtgactgagaatgacaaaaaaaccctCAATAGTCCTGCTTGGGAGGCTGAGATCAGACCAACCATGATCTTGCAACGGTGGGGCCTACTCCTAGCGCTGG AATGCATGTTCCTATGCGTCTCCAGCCAGAAGCGGCAGTGCGCTTTCCAGATCACACCCAACAACAGCAAATATCTACAGGAGGGAAACGTCAGTGGTTCGGTGCAGATTTGCAAGCGTACGCACTGCTGCGTGGGCTATTTCCTCATCGTCCATGGCCAGGCAGAGGTTGACGTTCTGG CTTGCAATAAGGTTGAAAAGTCTTGCCCGCATGCAACCTGCAAGCCGCAAGCTCATCGAGAGAATCTGGTGAAGTGTGTGTGCAACACAGACCTGTGCAACAGCAATATCAACTGGACTGGAGTGGGACAAGAGCCACAGACCACAAGACCCACTGGCTCTGTGG GGCAGACTCCGCAGGCTTCCCTTCATATCTCACCAGCATGTTCCTGCCAAATAACCCACACCTCACAGATTGATGTCACTCATATACAACTACATCAG ATGGTGGCCAGCGGGCATTTTGCCACGGTGTGGCGGGGCACACACGGAGGATCTGTGGTGGCTGTGAAACTTATCCCCGCCGCCATGGAGCATGTGTTCACCGCCGAGGAGGAGGTCTACGGGCTTCCGCTGATGAAGCATGCCAGCATCATCCGCTTCCTGGGCTCTGTGAGAAGATCACATGATGGCAGCTGGCTCATTGTCCTGCAGTATGCAGAATAT GGCTCTCTGCACTCCTTCCTGTGCAAGAACACCACCAGCTGGCTGTTGTCGCTCAAGATGTGCCACTCTTTATCACAGGGACTCTGCTATCTCCACACGGACCTTCATACACAAG AAGGACACAAGCCGCCTGTGGCCCACAGAGACCTGAGCAGCTTCAATGTGCTTGTACGAGCAGATGGTACTTGCGCCCTTTGTGATTTCGGTTGCTCCACCATCCTGCGCTCATGTTTGGGACACTACCAAACAAGAACCACGAAG ATGACTGTCCATCTTCAGAGTCATGCTCAGACCGGCACCTTGCGCTACATGTCCCCCGAGATCCTGGAAGGTTCCGTTAATCTCCTCAGCAACTGGTGCTTGCATGCTGACATCTATGCCCTGGGTTTGCTGCTGTGGGAGATCTGGATGCGCTGCTCGGCTTTGTTTCAAG ATGGCGCCCCTCCACAACATCTCCTACCTTACCAACAAGAGCTGGGAGCTGGGTTGACTTGGGAGAACCTCACCATTCACGTTTCTCACATGGAAAGAAGACCTTCCATACCCGAGCATTGGCGGCTGCTGAGACAG GGGTCTTCGCTGCAGGGTCTACTGAGGGAATGCTGGGACTGTGACCCGGATGCTCGGCTGACGGCGCAGTGTGTTGTGGACAGATTAGTATCGCTTCACTCTCATGTTGTTGTATAA